Proteins encoded together in one Pseudomonas sp. TCU-HL1 window:
- a CDS encoding ParA family protein, whose product MRVWAVANQKGGVGKTTTSIALAGLLADAGKRVVVVDLDPHGSMTSYFGHDPDTLEHSCFDLFLNQGSVPDGLPRELLLQTSHERISLLPSSTALATLERQSPGQNGLGLVIAKSLAQLWQQFDHAIIDSPPLLGVLMVNALAASQQLVIPVQTEFLAVKGLERMVSTLSMVNRSRKQALPYTIVPTLFDRRTQASLNTLKVLRNNYPDHLWQAYIPVDTRLRDASRAGVTPSQYDSNSRGVIAYRALLKHLLSRQLAAQVA is encoded by the coding sequence ATGAGAGTCTGGGCAGTAGCCAACCAAAAAGGTGGAGTCGGCAAGACCACCACATCCATCGCCCTCGCGGGCCTGCTGGCCGATGCCGGCAAGCGCGTGGTGGTGGTCGACCTCGACCCCCACGGGTCGATGACCAGTTACTTCGGGCACGACCCGGACACCCTGGAGCACAGCTGCTTCGACCTGTTCCTGAACCAGGGCAGCGTGCCAGACGGCCTGCCGCGCGAGCTGCTGCTGCAGACCAGCCATGAGCGCATCTCGCTGCTGCCGTCCAGCACCGCACTGGCGACCCTGGAGCGCCAGTCGCCGGGGCAGAACGGTCTCGGCCTGGTGATCGCCAAAAGCCTGGCCCAGCTCTGGCAGCAGTTCGATCATGCCATCATCGATAGCCCGCCCTTGCTCGGCGTACTCATGGTCAACGCCCTGGCGGCCAGCCAGCAACTGGTCATCCCGGTGCAGACCGAGTTCCTCGCGGTGAAGGGCCTGGAGCGCATGGTCAGCACGCTGAGCATGGTCAACCGTTCTCGCAAGCAGGCGCTGCCCTACACCATCGTGCCGACCCTGTTCGACCGGCGGACCCAGGCCTCGCTCAATACCCTGAAAGTGTTGCGCAACAACTACCCGGATCACCTCTGGCAGGCCTACATCCCGGTGGACACTCGCCTGCGCGACGCCAGCCGCGCGGGTGTCACGCCGTCGCAGTACGATTCCAACAGCCGTGGTGTGATCGCCTACCGGGCCCTGCTCAAGCATTTGCTCAGCCGGCAGTTGGCTGCCCAGGTGGCCTGA
- the motD gene encoding flagellar motor protein MotD, with protein MARRRHQEEHENHERWLVSYADFITLLFAFFVVMYSISSINEGKYKILSDTLVGVFNQPDRSIKPIPVGEEKPRTAEPDRSMAEESERTQTSLDDSGADPLQQIAQNVRDAFGDLINADQLNVSGNELWVEIEMNSSLLFPSGDAIPNDVAFDLIERIARILAPYGNPVHVEGFTDNLPIATSRFPSNWELSSARAASIVRMLAMGGVSPGRMAAVGYGEFQPVADNATAEGRARNRRVVLVVSRNLDVRRSVSGVGSANAKPDAALQKAGTQPAPPAPAQAPGTGAVNSLSPAP; from the coding sequence ATGGCACGCAGGCGGCATCAGGAAGAACACGAGAATCATGAGCGCTGGCTGGTGTCCTACGCGGACTTCATCACCTTGCTGTTCGCCTTCTTTGTGGTGATGTACTCCATCTCCTCGATCAACGAAGGCAAGTACAAGATCCTTTCGGACACCCTGGTGGGCGTGTTCAACCAGCCTGATCGTTCGATCAAGCCGATCCCGGTGGGCGAAGAGAAACCGCGTACTGCCGAGCCGGATCGTTCCATGGCGGAGGAAAGCGAGCGCACGCAGACGTCCCTCGACGATTCGGGCGCCGACCCGTTGCAGCAGATCGCCCAGAACGTTCGCGATGCCTTTGGCGATCTGATCAACGCCGATCAATTGAATGTGAGCGGCAACGAACTCTGGGTGGAGATCGAGATGAACTCCAGCCTGCTGTTCCCCAGTGGCGACGCCATTCCCAACGATGTTGCCTTTGACCTGATCGAGAGGATTGCCAGGATTCTGGCACCCTACGGCAACCCGGTTCACGTCGAAGGCTTTACCGACAACCTGCCCATCGCCACCTCGCGGTTTCCGTCCAATTGGGAGCTGTCTTCGGCGAGGGCGGCCAGCATCGTGCGCATGCTGGCCATGGGCGGAGTGTCGCCAGGCCGCATGGCAGCCGTGGGCTATGGTGAGTTTCAGCCGGTAGCGGATAACGCCACCGCGGAAGGCCGCGCGCGTAACCGCCGCGTGGTGCTGGTGGTTTCCCGAAACCTAGATGTACGTCGTAGCGTCAGCGGCGTTGGCAGTGCCAATGCCAAGCCGGATGCCGCCTTGCAGAAGGCTGGCACGCAACCTGCACCACCAGCGCCAGCACAGGCCCCCGGAACGGGTGCCGTCAATTCCCTGTCGCCTGCCCCGTAG
- a CDS encoding flagellar motor protein has protein sequence MDVLSLIGVILAFVAIIGGNYLEGGHAAALLNGPAALIVLGGTLGAAFLQTPMSIFKRALGIIRWILFPPLVDLAGGIDRVVNWSMTARKEGLLGLEPVADSEPDPFARKGLQLLVDGAEPESIRSILEVDLFTQEGRDLQAAKVFESMGGYAPTIGIIGAVMGLIHVMGNLADPSQLGGGIAVAFVATIYGVGFANLLLLPIGNKLKSIAMRQSRYREMLLEGVLSIAEGENPRSIELKLQGFMD, from the coding sequence ATGGATGTACTGAGCCTCATCGGGGTAATCCTGGCCTTCGTCGCCATCATCGGCGGCAATTACCTCGAAGGCGGCCACGCCGCGGCCCTGCTCAATGGGCCGGCGGCGCTCATCGTCCTGGGTGGAACCCTGGGCGCTGCGTTCCTGCAGACGCCCATGAGCATCTTCAAGCGCGCGCTGGGCATCATTCGCTGGATTCTTTTCCCGCCCCTGGTGGACCTCGCCGGCGGTATCGACCGCGTGGTCAACTGGAGCATGACCGCCCGCAAGGAAGGCCTGCTGGGCCTGGAGCCGGTGGCCGATAGCGAGCCCGATCCGTTCGCGCGCAAAGGCCTGCAGTTGCTGGTGGACGGCGCCGAGCCGGAATCCATCCGCAGCATCCTCGAAGTCGACCTCTTCACCCAGGAAGGGCGCGACCTGCAGGCGGCCAAGGTGTTCGAGAGCATGGGCGGCTACGCGCCCACCATCGGCATCATCGGCGCGGTGATGGGGCTGATCCATGTCATGGGCAACCTGGCCGATCCGAGCCAGTTGGGTGGCGGCATTGCCGTGGCTTTCGTGGCCACCATCTACGGCGTCGGCTTCGCCAACCTGCTGCTGCTGCCGATCGGCAACAAGCTGAAGTCCATTGCCATGCGTCAGTCGCGCTACCGCGAAATGCTCCTGGAGGGCGTCCTCTCCATCGCTGAAGGCGAGAACCCCCGCTCCATTGAACTCAAGCTGCAAGGCTTCATGGATTGA
- a CDS encoding protein-glutamate methylesterase/protein-glutamine glutaminase: MAVKVLVVDDSGFFRRRVSEILSSDPNIQVVGTATNGREAIDQALALKPDVITMDYEMPMMDGITAVRHIMQRCPTPVMMFSSLTHEGARVTLDALDAGAVDFLPKNFEDISRTPEKVKQLLCEKVHSIARSNRRYSSFSAPAPASSAPVRPAHAAAQPSHAAPAAPAASAAPKRKAYRLVAIGTSTGGPVALQRVLTQLPANFPAPLVLVQHMPAAFTKAFAERLDKLCRISVKEAEDGDVLRPGLALLAPGGKQMMVDARGVVRILPGDERLNYKPCVDITFGSAAKAYNDKVLAVVLTGMGADGREGARLLKQGGSQIWAQDEASCVIYGMPMAVVKANLADAVYGLDDIGRHLVEACM; this comes from the coding sequence ATGGCAGTCAAGGTTCTGGTGGTGGATGACTCCGGGTTCTTCCGCCGCCGTGTCTCGGAAATCCTTTCGTCCGACCCCAATATCCAGGTGGTGGGTACCGCCACCAATGGCCGGGAGGCCATTGACCAGGCGCTGGCGCTCAAGCCCGACGTCATCACCATGGACTACGAGATGCCGATGATGGACGGCATCACGGCGGTGCGGCACATCATGCAGCGCTGCCCGACGCCGGTCATGATGTTCTCTTCGCTGACCCACGAAGGCGCCCGCGTCACCCTCGACGCCCTGGATGCCGGTGCGGTGGATTTCCTGCCCAAGAACTTCGAGGACATCTCGCGTACGCCCGAGAAGGTCAAGCAGTTGCTGTGCGAGAAGGTGCACAGCATCGCGCGCAGTAACCGTCGCTACAGTAGCTTCAGCGCGCCGGCACCGGCTTCCAGCGCTCCGGTGCGCCCGGCCCATGCCGCGGCACAACCGAGTCACGCCGCCCCTGCGGCTCCGGCGGCGTCCGCAGCCCCAAAGCGTAAAGCCTACCGGCTGGTGGCCATCGGCACCTCCACCGGCGGGCCGGTCGCCCTGCAACGCGTGCTCACCCAACTGCCGGCCAACTTCCCGGCGCCGCTGGTGCTGGTCCAGCACATGCCAGCAGCGTTCACCAAGGCCTTCGCCGAGCGCCTGGACAAGCTGTGCCGGATTTCCGTCAAGGAAGCCGAGGATGGCGACGTGCTGCGTCCCGGCCTGGCCCTGCTGGCTCCCGGCGGCAAGCAGATGATGGTCGACGCGCGCGGCGTGGTGCGCATCCTGCCCGGTGACGAACGCTTGAACTACAAGCCTTGCGTGGACATCACCTTTGGCTCCGCGGCCAAGGCCTACAATGACAAGGTCCTGGCGGTGGTGCTGACCGGCATGGGCGCGGATGGCCGTGAAGGCGCGCGCCTGCTCAAGCAGGGCGGTAGCCAGATCTGGGCCCAGGACGAAGCCAGTTGCGTGATCTACGGCATGCCCATGGCGGTGGTGAAGGCCAACCTGGCCGACGCCGTCTACGGCCTGGACGATATCGGCCGGCACCTGGTCGAGGCGTGCATGTAA
- a CDS encoding chemotaxis protein CheA, with protein MSFDADEEILQDFLVEAGEILEQLSEQLVELESRPDDMDLLNAIFRGFHTVKGGAGFLQLNTLVECCHIAENVFDILRKGERRVDAELMDVVLQALDAVNEMFSEVRERSEPTPATPELLAALSRLAEPNGAEPVSVAPAASAPMVEAPAPVAASADITDSEFEQLLDALGDNAGVVAESTAAADEITDDEFEALLDQLHGKGKFVAAAEAQPPVVAQAAAAAVATAGAGDDISDDEFEGLLDQLHGKGKFGGIVEVAASAPAAPVAAVAGAAGENITDDEFEALLDQLHGSGKFSGAAEEPAVATAAVASRPAAAPAPKPLAKAEPAPRQTPATGNGAAGPAVASEAETTVRVDTARLDEIMNMVGELVLVRNRLVRLGANSGDESMAKAVSNLDVVTADLQTAVMKTRMQPIKKVFGRFPRLVRDLARNLKKEINLELVGEETDLDKNLVEALADPLVHLVRNAVDHGIESPEEREAAGKPRTGRVVLSAEQEGDHILLMITDDGKGMDAAVLRAKAVEKGLLDKDAAERLTELECYNLIFAPGFSTKTEISDVSGRGVGMDVVKTKISQLNGTVNVFSQKGHGSKIVIKVPLTLAIMPTLMVMLGDQAFAFPLVNVNEIFHLDLSRTNVVDGQEVVIVRDKALPLFYLKRWLVRDAAVEEQGEGHVVILSVGTQRIGFVVDQLVGQEEVVIKPLGKMLQGTPGMSGATITGDGRIALILDVPSMLKHYARRG; from the coding sequence ATGAGCTTCGACGCCGATGAAGAAATCCTCCAGGACTTCCTGGTAGAGGCCGGCGAGATTCTGGAGCAACTGTCCGAGCAGCTGGTCGAGCTGGAAAGCCGCCCGGACGACATGGACCTGCTCAACGCGATATTCCGTGGTTTCCATACCGTGAAGGGCGGCGCTGGCTTCCTCCAGCTCAATACCCTGGTGGAATGCTGCCATATCGCCGAAAACGTCTTCGACATTCTGCGCAAGGGCGAGCGCCGCGTGGATGCCGAGTTGATGGACGTGGTGCTGCAGGCCCTGGACGCGGTCAACGAGATGTTCAGCGAGGTGCGCGAGCGCAGCGAGCCGACGCCCGCAACACCTGAGCTGCTCGCAGCGCTGTCGCGGCTGGCCGAGCCGAATGGCGCTGAACCCGTTTCCGTGGCTCCCGCTGCATCGGCTCCGATGGTCGAAGCGCCTGCTCCAGTCGCAGCATCCGCGGACATCACCGACAGTGAGTTCGAACAGTTGCTGGACGCCCTCGGCGATAACGCCGGTGTGGTGGCCGAGTCCACTGCGGCCGCCGACGAAATCACCGACGACGAGTTCGAAGCGCTGCTGGACCAACTGCACGGCAAGGGCAAGTTTGTCGCTGCTGCGGAAGCACAACCCCCTGTAGTCGCCCAGGCTGCAGCCGCGGCTGTCGCCACGGCGGGTGCGGGTGACGATATCTCGGACGACGAGTTCGAGGGTCTGCTCGACCAGCTGCACGGCAAGGGCAAGTTCGGTGGCATCGTGGAAGTGGCTGCCAGTGCTCCGGCCGCGCCGGTCGCTGCGGTCGCTGGAGCGGCTGGCGAAAACATCACCGACGACGAATTCGAAGCGCTCCTTGACCAGCTGCACGGCTCGGGCAAGTTCTCCGGTGCTGCCGAGGAACCCGCTGTCGCAACTGCCGCGGTGGCGAGCCGCCCGGCCGCTGCGCCGGCTCCCAAGCCTTTGGCCAAGGCTGAGCCCGCGCCACGCCAGACGCCTGCCACTGGCAACGGCGCCGCCGGCCCGGCCGTGGCCAGCGAAGCGGAAACCACCGTACGGGTGGATACCGCGCGCCTGGACGAGATCATGAACATGGTCGGCGAGCTGGTGCTGGTGCGTAATCGCCTGGTGCGCCTGGGTGCCAACAGTGGCGACGAATCGATGGCCAAGGCCGTGTCCAACCTGGACGTGGTCACCGCCGACCTGCAGACTGCGGTAATGAAGACGCGGATGCAGCCGATCAAGAAGGTCTTCGGCCGCTTCCCGCGCCTGGTCCGTGACCTGGCGCGCAACCTGAAGAAAGAAATCAACCTCGAGCTGGTGGGCGAGGAAACCGACCTGGACAAGAACCTGGTCGAGGCCCTGGCCGACCCGCTGGTGCACCTGGTGCGCAACGCCGTCGACCACGGCATCGAGTCCCCCGAGGAGCGCGAGGCCGCTGGCAAACCGCGTACCGGCCGGGTGGTCCTGTCCGCCGAGCAGGAAGGCGACCACATCCTTCTGATGATCACCGACGACGGCAAGGGCATGGATGCAGCAGTGCTGCGTGCCAAGGCGGTGGAGAAGGGCCTGCTGGACAAGGATGCCGCCGAGCGCCTGACTGAGCTGGAATGCTACAACCTGATCTTCGCCCCGGGCTTCTCGACCAAGACCGAGATTTCCGACGTGTCCGGCCGCGGCGTCGGCATGGACGTGGTGAAGACCAAGATTTCCCAGCTCAACGGCACGGTGAACGTGTTCTCGCAGAAGGGCCATGGCTCGAAGATCGTCATCAAGGTCCCGCTGACCCTGGCGATCATGCCGACCCTGATGGTGATGCTGGGCGACCAGGCGTTCGCATTCCCGCTGGTCAACGTCAACGAGATCTTCCACCTCGACCTGTCCCGCACCAACGTGGTGGACGGCCAGGAAGTGGTGATCGTCCGCGACAAGGCCCTGCCGCTGTTCTACCTCAAGCGCTGGCTGGTTCGCGACGCGGCGGTGGAAGAGCAGGGCGAGGGGCACGTGGTGATTCTCTCCGTGGGCACCCAGCGCATCGGCTTCGTGGTCGACCAACTGGTCGGGCAGGAAGAGGTGGTGATCAAGCCGCTGGGCAAGATGCTCCAGGGCACGCCGGGCATGTCCGGCGCCACCATCACCGGTGACGGCCGTATCGCACTGATCCTCGACGTGCCGAGCATGCTCAAGCATTACGCGCGCCGTGGCTGA
- a CDS encoding protein phosphatase CheZ: MDQNEHLLVDFESTLKVRARELVESLEKGNFTDAVQLIHELNHVRDRGLYQEVGKLTRELHNAIVNFQIDPHLPHAQEMSQIADATDRLSYVVHMTEKAANRTMDLVEESAPLLNGLSDDAQQLGEEWGRFMRREIGADGFRDLARRIEQFLARSQRDTDALSGKLNDILLAQDYQDLTGQVIKRVTQLVTEVESNLVKLVMMASQVDRYAGIEHDHAALLAELEQQKNPSRGEGPQIHADIREDVVSGQDDVDDLLSSLGF, encoded by the coding sequence ATGGACCAGAACGAACACCTGCTGGTCGACTTCGAGTCGACCCTGAAAGTCCGTGCTCGGGAATTGGTGGAAAGCCTGGAGAAAGGCAATTTCACCGATGCCGTGCAACTCATCCACGAACTCAATCACGTCCGGGATCGCGGCCTGTACCAGGAAGTGGGCAAGCTCACCCGCGAGCTGCACAACGCCATCGTCAACTTCCAGATCGACCCGCACCTGCCCCACGCCCAGGAAATGTCGCAGATCGCCGATGCGACGGATCGCTTGTCCTACGTGGTGCATATGACCGAGAAGGCCGCTAACCGCACCATGGACCTGGTGGAGGAGAGCGCGCCGCTGCTCAATGGGCTGAGCGATGACGCCCAGCAGTTGGGCGAGGAGTGGGGGCGCTTCATGCGCCGGGAAATCGGGGCGGACGGTTTCCGTGACCTGGCCCGCCGTATCGAGCAGTTCCTCGCCCGCAGCCAGCGCGATACCGACGCACTGTCCGGCAAGCTCAACGACATCCTGCTAGCCCAGGATTACCAGGACCTCACCGGCCAGGTGATCAAGCGCGTGACCCAACTGGTCACCGAGGTGGAAAGCAACCTGGTCAAGCTGGTGATGATGGCCAGCCAGGTGGATCGCTACGCCGGTATCGAGCACGACCACGCCGCGCTGCTCGCCGAGCTGGAGCAACAAAAAAACCCTTCGAGGGGTGAAGGTCCGCAGATCCATGCCGATATACGTGAAGACGTAGTGTCCGGACAGGACGACGTCGACGATCTGCTATCCAGCCTTGGATTTTAA
- a CDS encoding chemotaxis response regulator CheY: MKILIVDDFSTMRRIIKNLLRDLGFTNTAEADDGTTALPMLHSGNFDFLVTDWNMPGMTGIDLLRAVRADERLKHLPVLMVTAEAKRDQIIEAAQAGVNGYVVKPFTAQVLKEKIEKIFERVNG; this comes from the coding sequence ATGAAAATCCTCATCGTTGATGATTTCTCGACGATGAGACGCATCATCAAGAACCTCTTGCGCGACTTGGGTTTCACCAATACCGCCGAAGCCGATGACGGCACCACGGCCCTGCCGATGCTGCACAGCGGCAACTTCGATTTCCTCGTGACCGACTGGAACATGCCCGGCATGACCGGTATCGACCTGCTGCGTGCCGTGCGTGCCGACGAGCGCCTGAAGCACCTGCCGGTCCTGATGGTGACGGCCGAGGCCAAGCGCGACCAGATCATCGAAGCGGCCCAGGCCGGTGTGAACGGTTATGTGGTCAAGCCTTTCACTGCCCAGGTGCTGAAAGAAAAAATCGAGAAGATCTTCGAGCGGGTCAACGGCTGA
- the fliA gene encoding RNA polymerase sigma factor FliA — protein MTPATGLRMYSKAQARDSQHQLIERYAPLVKRIAYHLLARLPASVQVEDLMQSGMIGLLEASKKYDGSKGASFETYAGIRIRGAMLDEVRKGDWAPRSVHRNTRMVSDAIRTIEARTGRDAKDQEVAAELGLSLEDYYGILSDTLGSRLFSFDDLLQDGEQGGALEDAGVTQFSPSQDLEEERFQAALADAIANLPERERLVLALYYDEELNLKEIGEVLGVSESRVSQLHSQCAARLRARLGEWRAR, from the coding sequence ATGACACCTGCCACTGGACTGCGTATGTACAGCAAGGCACAGGCAAGGGATTCGCAACATCAGCTGATCGAGCGCTATGCCCCCCTGGTCAAGCGCATCGCTTATCACCTGCTGGCGCGCCTGCCTGCCAGCGTTCAGGTGGAAGACCTGATGCAGTCCGGGATGATTGGTTTGCTCGAAGCCTCGAAGAAGTACGACGGCAGCAAGGGCGCCAGCTTTGAAACCTATGCCGGTATCCGCATTCGCGGGGCCATGCTCGACGAGGTCCGCAAGGGCGATTGGGCGCCGCGTTCGGTCCACCGCAATACCCGCATGGTGAGTGACGCGATCCGCACGATTGAAGCGAGAACCGGTCGCGACGCTAAAGATCAGGAAGTTGCTGCCGAACTTGGATTGAGTCTCGAAGACTACTACGGCATCCTGAGCGACACCTTGGGCAGCCGCCTGTTCAGCTTCGACGACCTGTTACAGGACGGCGAGCAGGGCGGTGCGCTCGAGGACGCCGGTGTCACCCAATTCTCACCCTCCCAAGATCTGGAAGAAGAACGCTTCCAGGCTGCGCTGGCCGATGCCATCGCGAACCTGCCGGAGCGTGAGCGCCTGGTGCTGGCGCTGTATTACGACGAAGAACTGAACTTGAAGGAAATCGGTGAAGTGCTGGGGGTCAGCGAATCGCGGGTCAGCCAGTTGCATAGCCAGTGCGCGGCCCGTCTGCGCGCGCGGCTCGGCGAATGGCGCGCGCGCTGA
- the fleN gene encoding flagellar synthesis regulator FleN, translating to MGSIHPVQVIAVTGGKGGVGKTNVSVNLSLALADLGRRVMLLDADLGLANVDVLLGLTAKRTLADVINGECDLRDVLLQGPGGIRIVPAASGTQSMVQLSPMQHAGLIQAFSDISDNLDVLVIDTAAGIGDSVVSFVRAAQEVIVVVCDEPTSITDAYALIKLLNRDYGMNRFRVLANMAHSPQEGRNLFAKLTKVTDRFLDVALQYVGAVPYDESVRKAVQKQRAVYEAFPRSKCSLAFKAIAQKVDSWPLPANPRGHLEFFVERLVRQSSAETPV from the coding sequence ATGGGTAGTATTCATCCCGTACAGGTGATCGCGGTGACCGGCGGCAAGGGCGGCGTCGGCAAGACCAACGTGTCGGTGAACCTTTCGCTGGCACTGGCCGATCTCGGTCGCCGCGTCATGTTGTTGGACGCCGACCTCGGTCTGGCCAACGTCGACGTCCTGCTCGGCCTCACGGCCAAGCGCACCCTGGCCGATGTGATCAATGGCGAATGCGACCTGCGCGACGTGCTGTTGCAGGGGCCGGGGGGCATCCGCATCGTCCCGGCCGCCTCCGGCACCCAGAGCATGGTGCAGCTTTCGCCCATGCAGCACGCCGGCCTGATCCAGGCATTCAGCGATATCAGCGACAACCTCGACGTACTGGTGATCGACACCGCCGCCGGCATCGGTGATTCGGTGGTCAGCTTCGTCCGTGCGGCGCAGGAAGTGATAGTGGTCGTCTGCGACGAGCCGACCTCCATCACCGACGCCTACGCGCTGATCAAGTTGCTGAACCGTGACTACGGCATGAACCGCTTCCGCGTCCTGGCCAACATGGCCCACAGCCCGCAGGAAGGGCGCAACCTGTTCGCCAAGCTGACCAAGGTTACCGACCGTTTCCTCGATGTCGCCCTGCAGTATGTCGGCGCCGTCCCCTATGACGAGTCGGTACGCAAGGCCGTGCAGAAGCAGCGCGCGGTCTATGAAGCCTTCCCCCGCTCAAAGTGCTCGCTGGCCTTCAAGGCCATCGCACAGAAGGTCGACAGCTGGCCGCTGCCGGCCAATCCGCGGGGCCACCTGGAGTTCTTCGTCGAGCGGCTGGTCAGACAGTCGAGCGCGGAAACGCCTGTATGA
- the flhF gene encoding flagellar biosynthesis protein FlhF, with protein MQVKRFFAADMRQAMKLVRDELGADAAIIGNRRVAGGVELTAALDYPLPAPAPSKPNPVLEAELRKTQARIVQAQAELTTRAVADAGKDRQLFAGEPLTAIESELPEFALAAAMSRPRPVEPVSAPKPAAVDQTALDAMRFELSGLRELIEVQLGSIAWGQMQSRRPQQASLWRRLQRMGLPAELGRALLDKVAKVNEPRQAWRMLLAHLSHAIRTPQVEPLEEGGVIALVGPAGMGKTTTLAKLAARYVLKYGAQNVALVSMDSFRIGAQEQLKTLGRILNVPVTHVDPGQSLTQALAPLVRKRVVLIDTAGLPANDPALAMQLEALASRAINAKNYLVMAATSQSQVLKAAYHSYKRCGLAGCVITKADEAASLGEVLGLAIGQHLPVAYLADGPRIPDDLQVPRSHQLVSRAVSLQAPEDPSEEAMADLFAGLYQNPARRAG; from the coding sequence ATGCAGGTCAAACGCTTCTTCGCCGCCGATATGCGTCAAGCCATGAAGTTGGTGCGTGATGAACTGGGCGCGGATGCCGCCATCATCGGTAATCGTCGGGTCGCCGGCGGCGTCGAGCTGACCGCCGCGCTGGATTACCCGTTGCCCGCCCCGGCGCCGAGCAAGCCCAACCCGGTCCTCGAAGCCGAGTTGCGCAAGACGCAGGCGCGCATCGTCCAGGCTCAGGCCGAACTGACCACCCGCGCCGTGGCCGATGCCGGCAAGGACCGTCAATTGTTCGCCGGTGAGCCGCTGACCGCTATCGAATCGGAGCTGCCCGAGTTCGCCCTGGCCGCAGCCATGAGCCGCCCGCGTCCGGTGGAGCCGGTCAGTGCGCCGAAGCCCGCCGCCGTGGACCAGACTGCCCTGGACGCTATGCGTTTCGAGCTGAGTGGCCTGCGCGAACTGATCGAAGTGCAGCTGGGCTCCATCGCCTGGGGCCAGATGCAGAGCCGCCGTCCCCAGCAGGCCAGCCTGTGGCGCCGCCTGCAGCGCATGGGGCTGCCAGCCGAGCTGGGGCGCGCATTGCTGGACAAGGTGGCCAAGGTCAATGAGCCCCGCCAGGCCTGGCGCATGCTGCTGGCGCATCTGTCCCATGCCATTCGCACGCCGCAGGTCGAACCGCTGGAGGAGGGCGGCGTGATCGCCCTGGTCGGCCCGGCCGGAATGGGCAAAACCACCACCCTGGCCAAGCTGGCTGCGCGCTACGTGCTGAAGTACGGCGCCCAGAACGTCGCCCTGGTGAGCATGGACAGCTTCCGTATCGGCGCCCAGGAGCAGCTCAAGACCCTGGGCCGCATCCTCAACGTGCCGGTGACCCATGTCGATCCGGGGCAGTCTCTGACCCAGGCCCTGGCGCCCCTGGTCCGCAAGCGTGTGGTGCTGATCGATACCGCTGGTCTGCCGGCCAACGATCCGGCCCTGGCCATGCAGCTCGAAGCGCTGGCCAGCCGTGCGATAAACGCGAAGAATTACCTGGTGATGGCCGCCACCAGCCAGAGCCAGGTGCTCAAGGCCGCGTATCACAGCTACAAGCGTTGTGGCTTGGCCGGTTGCGTCATTACCAAGGCGGACGAAGCGGCCAGTCTGGGCGAGGTTTTGGGGCTGGCTATCGGCCAGCATCTCCCGGTAGCCTATCTGGCTGACGGGCCCCGAATCCCGGATGATCTGCAGGTTCCCCGCAGCCACCAGTTGGTGAGCCGAGCGGTTAGCCTCCAGGCGCCGGAAGACCCAAGTGAAGAAGCCATGGCCGATCTGTTCGCCGGGCTCTACCAGAATCCGGCGCGTCGCGCCGGTTGA